Proteins encoded within one genomic window of Papio anubis isolate 15944 chromosome X, Panubis1.0, whole genome shotgun sequence:
- the APEX2 gene encoding DNA-(apurinic or apyrimidinic site) lyase 2 — MLRVVSWNINGIRRPVQGVANQEPSNCAAVAVGRILEELDADIVCLQETKVTRDALTEPLAIVEGYNSYFSFSRNRSGYSGVATFCKDNATPVAAEEGLSGLFATQNGNVGCYGNMDEFTQEELRALDSEGRALLTQHKIRTWEGKERILTLINVYCPHADPGRPERLVFKMRFYRLLQIRAEALLAAGSHVIILGDLNTAHRPIDHWDAVSLECFEEDPGRKWMDSLLSNLGCQSASHVGPFIDSYRCFQPKQEGAFTCWSAVTGARHLNYGSRLDYVLGDRTLVIDTFQASFLLPEVMGSDHCPVGAVLSVSSVPAKQCPPLCTRFLPEFAGTQLKILRFLVPLEQSPLLEQSALQHNNQTRVQTCQNKAQVHSTRPRPSQAGSGRGQKNLKSYFQPSPNCPQASPDIELPSPPLMSALMTPKTPEEEAVAKVVKGRAKASEAKDEKEVRTSFWKSVLAGPLRTPLCGGHREPCVMRTVKKPGPNLGRRFYMCARPRGPPTDPSSRCNFFLWSRPS, encoded by the exons ATGTTGCGCGTGGTGAGCTGGAACATCAATGGGATTCGGAGACCCGTGCAAGGGGTGGCAAATCAGGAACCCAGCAACTGTGCCGCCGTGGCCGTGGGGCGCATTTTGGAGGAGCTGGATGCCGATATCGTCTGTCTCCAGGAAACCAAAGTGACCA gggATGCACTGACAGAGCCCCTGGCTATCGTTGAGGGTTATAACTCCTATTTCAGCTTCAGCCGCAACCGTAGCGGCTATTCTG GTGTAGCCACCTTCTGTAAGGACAACGCTACCCCAGTGGCTGCTGAAGAAGGCCTGAGTGGCCTGTTTGCCACCCAGAATGGGAATGTTGGTTGCTATGGAAACATGGATGAGTTTACCCAAGAGGAACTCCGGGCTCTGGATAGTGAGGGCCGGGCCCTCCTCACACAGCATAAGATCCG cacgtgggaagggaaggagaggatcTTGACCCTAATCAACGTGTACTGCCCCCATGCGGACCCTGGGAGGCCTGAGCGGCTAGTCTTTAAGATGCGCTTCTATCGTTTGCTGCAAATCCGAGCAGAAGCCCTCCTGGCGGCAGGCAG CCATGTGATCATTCTGGGTGACCTGAATACAGCCCACCGCCCCATTGACCACTGGGACGCAGTCAGCCTG GAATGCTTTGAAGAGGACCCAGGGCGCAAGTGGATGGACAGCTTGCTCAGTAACTTGGGGTGCCAGTCTGCCTCTCATGTAGGGCCCTTCATCGATAGCTACCGTTGCTTCCAACCAAAGCAGGAGGGGGCCTTCACCTGCTGGTCAGCAGTGACCGGCGCCCGCCATCTCAACTATGGCTCCCGGCTTGACTATGTGCTAGGGGACAGGACCCTGGTCATAGACACCTTTCAGGCCTCTTTCCTGCTGCCTGAGGTGATGGGCTCTGACCACTGCCCTGTGGGTGCAGTCTTGAGCGTGTCCTCTGTACCCGCAAAACAGTGCCCACCTCTGTGCACCCGCTTCCTCCCTGAGTTTGCAGGCACCCAGCTCAAGATCCTTCGCTTCCTAGTTCCTCTCGAACAAAGTCCTCTGTTGGAGCAGTCGGCGCTGCAGCACAACAATCAAACCCGGGTACAGACGTGCCAAAACAAAGCCCAAGTGCACTCAACCAGGCCTCGGCCTAGTCAGGCTGGCTCTGGCAGAGGCCAGAAAAACCTGAAGAGCTACTTTCAGCCCTCCCCTAACTGTCCCCAAGCCTCTCCTGACATAGAACTGCCTAGCCCACCACTGATGAGCGCCCTCATGACCCCGAAGACTCCAGAAGAGGAGGCAGTGGCCAAAGTGGTGAAGGGGCGGGCCAAGGCTTCAGAAGCCAAAGATGAGAAGGAGGTACGGACCTCATTCTGGAAGTCTGTGCTGGCGGGGCCCTTGCGCACACCCCTCTGTGGGGGCCACAGGGAGCCATGTGTGATGCGTACTGTGAAGAAGCCAGGACCCAACCTGGGCCGCCGCTTCTATATGTGTGCCAGGCCCCGGGGTCCTCCCACTGACCCCTCCTCCCGGTGCAACTTCTTCCTCTGGAGCAGGCCCAGCTGA
- the ALAS2 gene encoding 5-aminolevulinate synthase, erythroid-specific, mitochondrial has protein sequence MVTAAMLLQCCPVLARGPTSLLGKVVKTHQFLFGIGHCPILATQGPNCSQIHLKATKAGGDSPSWAKGHCPFMLSELQDGKSKIVQKAAPEVQEDVKAFKTDLPSSLVSASLRKSFSSPQEQKQISGKVTHLIQNNMPGNYVFSYDQFFRDKIMEKKQDHTYRVFKTVNRWADAYPFAQHLSEASVASKDVSIWCSNDYLGMSRHPQVLQATRETLQRHGAGAGGTRNISGTSKFHVELEQELAELHQKDSALLFSSCFVANDSTLFTLAKILPGCEIYSDAGNHASMIQGIRNSGAAKFVFRHNDPDHLKKLLEKSNPKIPKIVAFETVHSMDGAICPLEELCDVSHQYGALTFVDEVHAVGLYGSRGAGIGERDGIMHKIDIISGTLGKAFGCVGGYIASTRDLVDMVRSYAAGFIFTTSLPPMVLSGALESVRLLKGEEGQALRRAHQRNVKHMRQLLMDRGLPVIPCPSHIIPIRVGNAALNSKLCDLLLSKHGIYVQAINYPTVPRGEELLRLAPSPHHSPQMMEDCVEKLLLAWTEVGMPLQDVSVAACNFCRRPVHFELMSEWERSYFGNMGPQYVTTYA, from the exons ATGGTGACTGCAGCCATGCTGCTACAGTGCTGCCCAGTGCTTGCCCGGGGCCCCACAAGCCTCCTGGGCAAGGTGGTTAAGACTCACCAATTCCTGTTTGGTATTGGACACTGTCCCATCCTGGCTACCCAAGGACCAAACTGTTCTCAAATCCACCTTAAGGCAACAAAGGCTGGAGGAG ATTCTCCATCTTGGGCCAAGGGCCACTGTCCCTTCATGCTGTCGGAACTCCAGGATGGGAAGAGCAAGATTGTGCAGAAGGCAGCCCCAGAAGTGCAGGAGGATGTGAAGGCTTTCAAAACAG ATCTGCCTAGCTCCCTCGTCTCAGCCAGCCTAAGGAAGTCATTTTCCAGTCCCCAGGAGCAGAAGCAGATCTCTGGGAAGGTCACACACCTGATTCAGAACAATATGCCTG GAAACTATGTCTTCAGTTATGACCAGTTTTTCAGGGACAAGATCATGGAGAAGAAACAGGATCACACCTACCGTGTGTTCAAGACTGTGAACCGCTGGGCTGATGCATATCCCTTTGCCCAACATCTCTCTGAGGCATCTGTGGCCTCAAAGGATGTGTCCATCTGGTGTAGTAATGATTACCTGGGCATGAGCCGACACCCTCAGGTCTTGCAAGCTACACG GGAGACCCTGCAGCGTCATGGTGCTGGAGCTGGTGGCACCCGCAACATCTCAGGCACCAGTAAGTTTCATGTGGAGCTTGAGCAGGAGCTGGCTGAGCTGCACCAGAAGGACTCAGCCCTGCTCTTCTCCTCCTGCTTTGTGGCCAATGACTCTACTCTCTTCACCTTGGCCAAGATCCTGCCCG GGTGCGAGATTTACTCAGACGCAGGCAACCATGCTTCCATGATCCAAGGTATCCGTAACAGTGGAGCAGCCAAGTTTGTCTTCAGGCACAATGACCCTGACCACCTAAAGAAACTTCTAGAGAAGTCCAACCCTAAGATACCCAAAATTGTGGCCTTTGAGACTGTCCACTCCATGGATg GTGCCATCTGTCCCCTCGAGGAGTTGTGTGATGTGTCCCACCAGTATGGGGCCCTGACCTTCGTGGATGAGGTCCATGCTGTAGGACTGTATGGGTCCCGGGGCGCTGGGATTGGGGAGCGTGATGGAATTATGCATAAGATTGACATCATCTCTGGAACCCTTG GCAAGGCCTTTGGCTGTGTGGGTGGCTACATCGCCAGCACCCGTGACTTGGTGGACATGGTGCGCTCCTATGCTGCAGGCTTCATCTTTACCACTTCTCTGCCCCCCATGGTGCTCTCTGGAGCTCTAGAATCTGTGCGGCTGCTCAAGGGAGAGGAGGGCCAAGCCCTGAGGCGAGCCCACCAGCGCAACGTCAAGCACATGCGCCAGCTACTCATGGACAGGGGCCTTCCTGTCATCCCCTGCCCCAGCCACATCATCCCCATCCGG GTGGGCAATGCAGCACTCAACAGCAAGCTCTGTGATCTCCTGCTCTCCAAGCATGGCATCTATGTGCAGGCCATCAACTACCCAACTGTCCCCCGGGGTGAAGAGCTCCTGCGCCTGgcaccctccccccaccacagCCCTCAGATGATGGAAGATTGTGTGG AGAAGCTGCTGCTGGCTTGGACTGAGGTGGGGATGCCCCTCCAGGATGTGTCTGTGGCTGCCTGCAATTTCTGTCGCCGTCCTGTACACTTCGAGCTCATGAGTGAGTGGGAACGTTCCTACTTCGGGAATATGGGGCCCCAGTATGTCACCACCTATGCCTGA